The Paenibacillus mucilaginosus 3016 genome includes the window CATTGTGGTTCCACCTCCTGAACAAGACGTTCACTGCTGATATTAGATAACTTCCGGAGCAAGAGATACGATCTTCATGAAGTCTCTGTCACGAAGTTCGCGAGCAACTGGTCCGAAGATCCGTGTACCGCGTGGGCTCTTATCTTCTTTAACGATTACAGCTGCATTCTCGTCGAATGTGATGTAAGAACCGTCTTTCCGGCGAGCACCGCGTCTCGTACGGACAACAACAGCCTTCACTACATCACCCTTTTTGACAACGCCACCTGGTGTTGCTTCTTTCACGGAGCAAACGATCAAGTCGCCGATGTTAGCTGTACGACGACCCGTACCACCCAACACTCGGATACACATGAGCGATTTAGCACCGGAGTTATCAGCTACGTTCAAGCGTGTAAATGGTTGAATCATTGTGTATTTCCTCCTTCCGGCCTTGATTTACCGAACCTTTATATTAAACGATAACCGCTTTTTCGACCACTTCAACCAGTCTCCAACGCTTATCCTTGGAGAGCGGACGAGTTTCCATGATTTTCACAACGTCACCAATCTTAGCTTCGTTGTTCTCATCATGTGCTTTGAATTTCTTCGTATATTTAATACGCTTGTGGTAGAGGTCGTGTTTTTTGTAAGTTTCTACAGCTACAACGATGGTTTTATCCATCTTGTCGCTAACGACTTTGCCCAGCTGCGTCTTACGCTCGTTGCGTTCAGCCATGTGAGATCCTCCTCTCTCATTCATTAACTAGTGATTCCCAATTCTCTTTCACGCAAAACAGTTTTTGCCCGGGCAATCTCTTTGCGGACTTTCTGAATTTGTACGGGATTATCCAGTTGACCGGTAGCCAGTTGAAAACGGAGGTTAAAGAGCTGCTCTTTAAATCCGGCAATCTTTTGTTCGATCTCAGCAGTGGTTAGGTTGCGAAATTCACTAGCCTTCATTTGCTTCACCACCTACATCCGAACTTCTAGTTACAAACTTAGTCTTAATTGGTAACTTAGTTGAAGCAAGTCTCAAAGCTTCACGAGCAGTTGCTTCATCAACACCACCAATTTCAAACATAATCTTTTCTCTCTTAACTACAGCTACCCAACCTGCAGGTGCACCTTTACCAGAACCCATACGTACACCTACACCTTTTGCAGTGTATGACTTTTGAGGGAAAATTCTAATCCAAACTTTACCGCCACGCTTCATGTAACGTGTCATAGCAACACGAGCCGCTTCGATTTGACGGTTGGTTACCCATGCCGGTTCCATTGCCTGGAGACCGAACTCACCGAAATGAACCTCAGCGCCACCTTTTGCACGACCGCGCATATTGCCGCGGTGCTCTTTACGGTGTTTTACACGTTTAGGAACTAACATGATTAGTTGCCTCCTTCCGCAGCAGCCTTTTTCTTAGCCGTTGGAAGAACTTCGCCACGGTAGATCCATACTTTTACGCCGATACGACCATAGGTTGTATGAGCTTCTGCAGTACCGTAGTCGATATCCGCACGAAGAGTATGAAGAGGTACCGTACCCTCGCTGTATCCTTCCGTTCTGGCGATTTCAGCACCGCCCAGACGACCGCTAACCGATGTTTTGATCCCTTTTGCGCCGGAACGAATCGTTCTTTGGATCGATTGCTTCAGTGCACGACGGAACGATACGCGACGCTCCAGTTGTTGTGCAATGCTTTCTGCAACCAGAATCGCGTCCAGTTCAGGGTTCTTTACTTCAGAGATGTTGATGTGAACCTTTTTGCCGTTAGTCAGCTTGGAGAGGTAGCCGCGGATTACTTCAACTTCGGAACCGCCTTTACCAATTACCATACCTGGCTTCGCAGTATGAATCGTAACGTTCACGCGGTTAGCTGCACGCTCGATTTCAATACGGGAAACGGCAGATTCTTTCAATTTTTGCTTCAGATATTCACGGATCTTTACGTCTTCCATCAGCAGATCGCCGAAATCTTTGCCGGCATACCATTTGGACTCCCAGTCACGGATGATACCGATACGAAGTCCCACCGGGTTTACTTTTTGACCCACACGTTGTCCCTCCTTATTTCTCAGATACCACTAAAGTGATGTGGCTGGTACGTTTATTGATACGGCTCGCACGACCCATCGCACGAGGACGGAATCTTTTCAATGTTGGCCCTTGGTCTACAGTAGCAGTAGTTACAACCAGATTGTTTACATCCAGGGAGTAGTTATGCTCTGCATTCGCGATAGCCGAGTTCAGCAGCTTCTCAACGATCGGGGAAGCCGACTTCGGAGTGTGACGCAGGATTGCGATAGCCTCACCCACTTGCTTGCCGCGGATCAGATCAACTACGAGTTGAGCCTTACGGGGAGCAATACGAACATATCTAGCAATAGCCTTAGCTTGT containing:
- the rplV gene encoding 50S ribosomal protein L22, with protein sequence MQQAKAIARYVRIAPRKAQLVVDLIRGKQVGEAIAILRHTPKSASPIVEKLLNSAIANAEHNYSLDVNNLVVTTATVDQGPTLKRFRPRAMGRASRINKRTSHITLVVSEK
- the rplN gene encoding 50S ribosomal protein L14; this translates as MIQPFTRLNVADNSGAKSLMCIRVLGGTGRRTANIGDLIVCSVKEATPGGVVKKGDVVKAVVVRTRRGARRKDGSYITFDENAAVIVKEDKSPRGTRIFGPVARELRDRDFMKIVSLAPEVI
- the rplP gene encoding 50S ribosomal protein L16, whose product is MLVPKRVKHRKEHRGNMRGRAKGGAEVHFGEFGLQAMEPAWVTNRQIEAARVAMTRYMKRGGKVWIRIFPQKSYTAKGVGVRMGSGKGAPAGWVAVVKREKIMFEIGGVDEATAREALRLASTKLPIKTKFVTRSSDVGGEANEG
- the rpsQ gene encoding 30S ribosomal protein S17, yielding MAERNERKTQLGKVVSDKMDKTIVVAVETYKKHDLYHKRIKYTKKFKAHDENNEAKIGDVVKIMETRPLSKDKRWRLVEVVEKAVIV
- the rpmC gene encoding 50S ribosomal protein L29 yields the protein MKASEFRNLTTAEIEQKIAGFKEQLFNLRFQLATGQLDNPVQIQKVRKEIARAKTVLRERELGITS
- the rpsC gene encoding 30S ribosomal protein S3 encodes the protein MGQKVNPVGLRIGIIRDWESKWYAGKDFGDLLMEDVKIREYLKQKLKESAVSRIEIERAANRVNVTIHTAKPGMVIGKGGSEVEVIRGYLSKLTNGKKVHINISEVKNPELDAILVAESIAQQLERRVSFRRALKQSIQRTIRSGAKGIKTSVSGRLGGAEIARTEGYSEGTVPLHTLRADIDYGTAEAHTTYGRIGVKVWIYRGEVLPTAKKKAAAEGGN